The genomic region GTATATGGATTAAGTGAATACTTTGGTGGACATGTGCATAGCTCGCTCTTCCACGGATCAAAGGGGCGTAGATACATAGTTTATTATGAAATATTTTTGATAGAAAACTTAACCTATCGGCAATTTCATGAAATTTGCAATATTGTGCAAACTCTATTAAAATTTAAAATAATGAAGCTTAAAAATCTCTCACTGAATACAAAATTCACTCTTTCAATCAGTTTGATAATCTTTGCTTTCTGTGTAATATTTTCTTTTCTTATTTATTATCACCTTAAGCAAAAAGTAATAGAGGATGCAAATGAAAAGACAAGAATAATCATTACTCAGATTGATGCACTGGGCAATTATGTTAAAGAAGAACTAAGACCTGCTATTTTTAAACTTCTTCACGAAACAGGAAAAAAAGATGAATTTATCGTTGAGGGAATGTCAACAACTCATGTGAGACTGAGTGTAATGAAAAGATTTAATAATAAGATAGGAAATTATACTTATAAAAGAGTTTCTCTTGAGCCCATAAATCCATTGCATAAAGCTGATGCGCTGCACGCTAAACTGATTGATTATTTTCAGAGAAATCCAGATAAGGAGTCCTGGAGCGGAATTGTGAAATCAGAGTCCCAGGAACTTCTTATAATGGCAAAACCTATTGTAGTTGAAAAAGGATGCTTAATCTGTCATGGAAAGATTAAAGATGCACCTAAGGCTTTGCTTAAGATGTTTCCTCGGGAGCAGGATTTTAAATGGAAAGAGGGAGAAATAATGGGAGTGGAGTCAGTATCTCTTCCAATTGCATCAACATTGGGTGAAATAAAAGGTGTTGCCATCTCTACATTTCTTTTCGGCGTGGTTTCTTTAATCTTCCTTTTTGTTGCCCTTCAGGGTGCTTTCTGGAGCTTTGTAATTAAACCTTTGAAAAGATTAAGCTCCCTATTCAGAGGAATTGTCAACGGCACAGAGCCTCTTAATCAAACAATTGAGGCAAAAACAAAGGATGAGATTGGTGAGCTAATTTTTTCATTTAATCAGATGTCAAAATATTTATTTGAGGCTCAGGAAGCCACTAAAAAATACGCTGAAACTCTTCAGACGATATTTGAGGGTATAACAGACCCACTTGCTCTCGTTAATCCGGATTGCACAGTGGAGATGACTAATCATGCTTACAGAACATGGATGATAGAAGGAAGAGCTGCTGTATTTAATGAAAGATGTGATCCTGAAAGAGTTGATCCAGATAAATTCTGTCCTGTTCACTTTCTTAAGAAGGTAATAGACACGAAAAAACCGTTTTCAGAATACTGGGAAGGCGAGGATCAAAAACACTATTTTATCCATCTTTATCCAATTTTTGATGATAAAGGAAATGTGATAAAATTGGTTCATTATGTCAAGGATATTACAGAAAAAAGAAAGATTGAGGAGCAGATGAGAATTACTGAAAAACTTGCAGCAATCGGGCAGCTTTCAGCAGGATTAGCCCATGAAATCAATAATCCTCTTGGAGGAATCAAACTTTGTTTCAATAATTTGATAAGCACAGAGATGGATGAAGAGACAAAAAACAGACACATTGAGGTAATAAATCAAGGGCTCACAAAGATTCAGGAAATAATAAAACAACTCCTTGATTTTTCAAAGCAGAGTGAGCTTGTAATTTCACTGGTTTCTGTTAACAGCCTTGTAGAAAATGTCTTAAAATTAACGGATTATTTAATATCAAAAAAGGGAATAAAAGTTATAAAAAAGCTTTCTGCAGATGTCCCAGAAATCATGGTTGACTCAAATAAAATAGAACAGGTATTTTTAAATATTGTTCTTAATGCTATTCAGGCAATGGATGGTAAAGAAGGAACTTTAACTGTACAGAGTTATTTAAAAAATGGCTACTGTTACATCTCTTTCACGGATACAGGTCCTGGAATTCCTGATGAAATCTTTCCGAAAATTTTTGATCCTTTCTTTACCACAAAGCCTGTTGGTGAAGGAACAGGACTTGGTCTTTCAGTAAGTAAATCTATTGTAGAGCAACACAATGGAAGAATTCTCGTTGAAACCTCTAATAGAGGTAGCACTTTTACAGTAGAGTTACCGGTAAAATGAAAGAAAAGATTCTCATAATTGAAGATGATCCTGCAATGAATCTCGGTATGAATCATTTTCTTAGATCCTGTGGATATGAAGTAAAATCCTGCGAAGATGGCAAAAAAGCTCTTTTTATACTTGATTCAGAGAGATTTGACATTGCCATAGTTGATCTTAAACTTCCGGGAGTGGATGGTCTCACTATACTTAAAGAAATAAAAAATAGAACTCCCCAAACAGGAGTAATAATCATAACCGCTTTTGCTGAGGTAAAAACTGCTGTTCAGGCAATAAAAGATGGTGCATTTGATTACATTGCAAAACCATTCACAAATGAAGAACTTTTTTTAGTAATAGAAAGATTTTTAAAGTTTCGTGACCTTGAAAAGGAAGTAAAACAACTTACTGAGCTTGTCAAAAGAAAAGAAGGATTTGAAGAGATAGTTTGTAACAGTTCTGCTATGAAAGAAATTCTTGATAAGATTGAGGCAGTGGCAAAAACTGATGTGCCTGTTTTAATTCAGGGTGAAAGTGGAACTGGAAAAGAACTCATAGCAGATGCAATCCAGAGAAGAAGTTTAAGAAAAGATAAACCCTATATCAAAATAAACTGTGCTGCCATTCCTGAAACTCTTTTTGAATCAGAGCTCTTTGGATATGAAAAAGGTGCTTTTACAGGAGCCACAGAGAGAAAATCTGGCAAATTTGAGCTTGCAAACGGAGGCACCATATTTTTTGATGAAATTGGCGATATGCCGATGCCGCTACAGGCAAAGCTCCTGAGAGTCATTGAAGATGGAACTGTATATCCTCTTGGAGGCAAAGAACCAATAAAGATTAATGTTAGATGCATCTATGCAACAAGCAAGAATCTTAAAGAATTGATAAAAAATGAAAAATTCAGAGAAGATCTCTTTTACAGAATAAATGTCATTCCTGTGGTAATACCACCTTTAAGAGAAAGAAAAGAAGATATTTCAGCACTCATTGAACATTTTCTTAAAATTTTCTCAGAAAAATATGGTAAAAAGAATATCACCATCTCTCCTTCAGCCTATGAAGCTTTACTAAGTTATGATTATCCCGGAAATGTGAGAGAGTTAAAGCACGCCATTGAGAGAGCTGTGCTTCTTTCAAAGGACGGCATAATTGATATTAAACATCTTCCAGAAGAGTTCTCACCAATGGGATCACTTCAAAAACAGTGTCTTATAAGTAATTTTTCTCTTAAAGAGTGTCTTGAAAACTTTGAAAGAAATTTGATAATAAAAGCTCTTGAGGAATGCGGATGGAAAAAAGCTGAAGCAGCAAAAAAACTCGGAATAAGCAGAAAAGCCTTATGGGAAAAAATTAAGTTTTACAGAATTGGACAACCTTTACAAAATAACGGAGGGGGAGGGATTCGAACCCCCGGTAGGGTGTAACCCTACAGCGGTTTTCAAGACCGCCGCCTTAATCCACTCGGCCACCCCTCCAGATTTTTTATTATAACAAATTACTCATACCTCAATGCATCAATGGGATTAAGCATGGAAGCTTTATAGGCAGGATAAAATCCAAAGAAAATGCCTACAAAGGCTGAAAAAGAAAAGGCTATTAAAGCTGAAAAAGGTGAAATACTTACCGGCCATTTCATTAAATCAGAAACAATTAAAGAGCCTGCAATTCCTGAAAGAAGTCCAAAAACTCCTCCTATCATTGTCAAAAAGACAGATTCAATTAGAAATTGCATTCTTATGTCTTTTGGCTTTGCTCCCACTGCCATTCTTATTCCGATTTCCCTTGTTCTTTCAGTAACTGAAACAAGCATTATGTTCATTATTCCAATTCCGCCTACAACTAAGGATACAGAGGCAATTGCACCAAGAAGAATTGACATGGTTCTGGTTGACTCTTCTGCTGTTTTAAGCATCTGTGTGAGATCCATAACTGTAAAATCATCTTCCTGAGCCTGTCCGATTCTATGCCTTTGTCTTAAGAGGGCTTTAATCTCCTCTGTTGCCAGAGGGATTGACTCTAAAGACTGAGCTTTTGCGTAGATTAATCTTACTCTACCTGGCAGAATGTTACCAAAAAGCGTTCTCTGTGCTGTTGTAATGGGAACATATATTATGTCGTCCTGATCCTGTCCTGTAAGGGACTGTCCTTTTTTATCAAGAACTCCAACAACTTCAAAGGGTATTTTTTTTATTCTTATTAACTTTCCAATGGGCTCAAGATCACCAAAAAGTTTTTCACTGACAGTCTGCCCTATCACTGCCACTTTTGTCCCACTTCTTACATCTTGTTCTGTTATAAATCTTCCCGAGACAATTTCCCATTCTCTGACAGCAGCCATCTCAGAAGTTGTTCCAAGCACAGCTGTTGACCAGTTCTGATTTCCAAATACAACCTGTGCTGTGCCAGATATTACAGGCGCTACCCGAGAAACATGAGAACACTCTTTTGCTATAGCCTCAGCATCTGCCATTGTAAGGGTTTGCTGCGTTCCTGCACCCATTCTTATACCACCCTGTGTTGTTGCTCCCGGAAGAATAAGAATTAAATTGCTTCCTATACTTGAAATCTGAGCTGAAATTTTTTCGCTTGCACCCTGACCGATTGCAATCATTGTAACAACTGCACCAACACCTATGATAATTCCAAGTATGGCAAGGAAAGAACGCATTGCATTAGCTATAAGGGAACGGACTGCAATGTTAATTATTGATGAAATAGCTATCATGACTTTGTATCACTTATAATTTTACCATCAAGAAATCTTATCTGTCTTTTCCCAAAAGCTGCTATGTCTGGCTCATGGGTAACAATGATAGTTGTAAGATTCTGTTCTTCATTAAGTCTTTTGAAAATCTCCATTATCTCCATGCTTGCCTTAGAATCAAGATTTCCTGTTGGTTCATCAGCAAGTATTATTGAGGGATTATTCACAAGTGCACGGGCAATTGCAACTCTCTGTTGCTGTCCTCCACTTAGCTGTCTTGGATAATGATTTGCTCTCTCTTTAAGTCCAACCCAGGAAAGAGTCTCAACTGCTCTTTCTTTTCTTTCTTTTGCAGGAACTCCTGCATAAATAAGCGGAAGTTCAACATTTTCCAGTGCTGTAGCTCTTGAAAGAAGATTGAATTGTTGAAAAACAAAGCCTATTTTTTTATTTCTTATCTCTGCAAGCTCGTTTACATCCATTGTGGAAACATCTACTTCTTCAAGATAATATTTTCCGCTGGTTGGAGTATCAAGGCATCCAACGATGTTCATAAATGTTGATTTTCCAGAGCCACTTGGTCCCATGATGCAGACAAATTCTCCTTTTTCAATGAGCACGGAGATTCCGTTAAGAACAACCAGCTGCTGTTCTCCAATTTTGTAAATCTTCGTTACATTTTCAAGTTTTATAACTGGCATATTTAAAATCTTGGCGGAGGATGTCCTGTTGTGGTAGTAGATGTTTTTTTGCCAGTTTGAATCTCAACAATCACATCATCGCCTTCTTTTACATTTCCTTCCAGAACTTCACTCCATTCACCATCACTTATTCCTGTTTTTATTTTAACTCTTACAGGTTTTCCTCCTCTTAAAACCCATACTCCCTGCTCTTTTGAAGGAGCTGTATTAGGCATTCTGAATCTTAAAGCAGCATTTGGAATTTTGAGAACATTTTTCTTTTCCTGGGTAACAAAAGTAACATTAGCAGTCATACCTGGTTTAAGAAGCAGATGAGAGTTATCCACTGCTATTACAACATCATAGGTTACGACATTCTGGGTAACTGTAGGAGAAAGCCTTATTTGAGCTACAACTCCTTTAAACTTTCTATCAGGATAGGCATCTACTGTAAAAGTTGCCTCCATTGCATTTTTGATTTTTGATATATCTGCTTCATCCACATTTGTATCAACCTGCATTTTTGTAAGGTCAGGAGCTATTGTGAAAAGTGTCGGAGTTTGAAAGCTTGCTGCCACTGTCTGACCAACCTCAACATTTTTTGCAATAACAACACCATTAACAGGTGAGACTATTCTTGTATATCCGAGATTTGTTTTTGCCTGTTTGAGTCCTGCTTGAGCTTTTTTAACCTGTGCAAGAGCAATTTCATACTGAGCTCTGGCAGTATTATACGCTGTCTCGGCATCATCAAGCTCGCTGCGAGCAATGAGGTCACGCTTCCATAGCTCCTGTTTTCTTTTAAAAGTTCTTTCTGCATCTTTCAATGTAACATCAGCCTTGAAAAGATTTGACTTTGCATTGTAAAGGTCTGCTTCAGCCTGTTTCAGATCATTTTCAAAAGGAGTTGGATCAATCTGAGCAATAAGCTGTCCCTTTTTAACAATAGAGTTATAATCAGCATAGAGGGCTACAATTGTTCCAGAGACCCTTGTTCCAACAAGAATCGTTGTTACAGGATTTACAGTTCCTGTAGCAGTCACTGTCTGAACAATGTCTCCTCTCTGAACTTTAACAGTTTTAAACTCTGTTTTCTTTGAACCTGACAGAAGCATGACTAAAACAATTCCTACAATAATTAAAAATGCTACTGAAACCAATGCTATTTTTTTCTTTTTTTTCATTCCAACCATCCCACTGTTTTTTGTATTTGTGCATAGGTTACATTATAGTCATAGATTGCCTGCCAGTATTGAGTATTCGTCTGTTCATAAAGAACTATGGCATCAACAACTTCTATTGAGCTTCCTATGCCGACTTCATATCTTCCCATTGCAAGATCAAGATTTTCTTTTGCCTGTTTTAAAGTACTCTTAAGAGTCTCTATTTTCTGTGAAGCTTCTTTAAGCTGAGCAAAGAGATTTTTTATCTGCGATGTAATCTGCTGTTTTAAAGAGTCTTCCTTGTATGAATAGTATGCTGTATCTGCTTTTGCCTCAGCAAGTTTATATTTTGTTGACCATCCACTGAAAAGTGGAAGAGACATCTGCAAAAGGACTGTCCATTTTTTATTGAGAGGGAATTCTTCATTGATGTATCCATAATTTGCTGAACCTGTAAAAAGAGGGAAATATTCCTTTTTTATCAGTTCCTCTGTGGAAATTGAAGCCTGTTTATTAAACTTTATTGCCTGAAGTTGAGGATTTCTTTCAATGGCTATTTGAATAGCCTCATTTTCATCAAGCTTTCTCACAACATAGTCTTCTTCTTTAATGTCAAAGTCTGGCATATCCACTGTTCCCATTGCCACTTTAAGATTTAAAAATGCTTGAGAAAGCTGTTTTTCAGCTGTGATTAAATTGAGTTTTGCATTGCTTAGTTCAACCTCTGCTTTTGTTACTTCAATTTTTGGCTTAAGTCCAACTTCATAAAATCCTGTTGCAAGGTCAAGATGTCTTTGCGCCTGCCTGAGCACTTCCTGAGCTGTCTCCTTTTGTTTTTTTGCCTTGAGCACACTGTAATAAGCTTCTTTAACATTATAAATCGTTTGTAAAACAGCGTCTCTGTCTTGCCACTCTGTTGCTCTGTATAACTGCTTCTGAATCTCTACCTGTTTAGAAGTCTTTCCAAAATCAAAAATAGTTTGAGTGAGACTCACCTGAGCTGAATACTGTTTTGAGTATTCTTCAGAAATTCTGTTTTCCAGATAACTCCTTTGATATCCAAGGGATAAATCTATTTGAGGGAAATAGCCTGAGCGAGCCTCTCCAATTTTAAAAAAACTTTTGTTAACAGTAGCCTTAGATGCAAGAATCTCAGGATTTTTCTTTAATGCTATATTAATACAGTCCTGAAGGCTGTAAACAGGCTGAAGACTTAAGGCTGAAGGCTGAATGCTGAATGCTGAATGCTGAAGACTGAGAAAGACAAACAAGGATAATAATAAAACTCTAAATATCATTGCTTTCCAATGACATCTTTCAACTTTGCGCCTGTGTTTACTGTAACATCCACATAGGGAATCACTGACATGCCTGGCCAGAGAGGATAATCAGGATCAAAGGGTGTATCAATTATTATTCTAACTGGAATTCTTTGAACAACTTTCACAAAGTTTCCAGTGGCATTTTCAGGTGGAAAAAGGCTGAAAACAGCACCTGTTCCTGGCTGAAAGCTTGCAACATGACCTTTAAAAATCTTGCCAGGATAGGCATCAACTTTAATTTTAACAGGCTGTCCTACTCTCATTTTTTCTATCTGTGTTTCTTTAAAATTAGCACCAACCCATATATCCTGCTCATCAACAACTGCCATGAGAAGCTGCCCGGGTCGGACATACTGTCCTGTTTCAACAGATTTTTTTGCAATTCTTCCATCTCTTGGAGAAACAATCAAAGTTCTTTTTAAGTTTATCTCAGCAATCTTCAGTTCCTCCTGAGCTTTTCCTATTTGATACTGCTGAGTTTTCAATTTTACTGTAAGAGTATTTATTGATGATTTAATCTCCTTTATCTGACTTTCTACAGCTTTTTCCTGGGCTATTGCTACTTTCAGGGCTGCTTCTTGAGAATCAAACCTGCTTTTTGAAACAAGGTCTTCCTCATAAAGTCCTTTAATTCTCTGAAATTCCCTTTCAGCAAGCACTCTCTGGGCATGAGCTGCCTGAAGATTAGCTTCCATTGTTTTAAGTTTTGCCATTGCTTCATTCAACTGAGAGCTTATTTCCTTTAACTGATTGGACAATGTGTTTACATTTTCTTTTTTTGCTCTTACATCTGCTAAATAGTCATCCGGTTCTATTTCCACAAGGGGTTCACCTTTTTTTACTCTCTGGTTATAGTCAACATAAACCCTGATAACTTTTCCTGAGACCTGAGGAGATATCGGCACTATTGTTCCTTCAATGTAGGCATCGTCTGTTCTTTCGTAAACAATGTAGTAATAAATTTCTTTTACCATGAAAATCAAAACACCGATGGAAATGATGATCAACAGACTGATTTTAATCTTTTTTGAATTTTTGAATCTCTCCCTTAAGCCTTTAAAGCTCACTTGTTTACCCCCTGAGCAACAAGTTCATTACTGGTAAATGCTTTAAGCAATGCTCCTGTTGCCTGTCTAAGTCTCACTATAGCAAGCTGATAATTATACTGAGCTTCCATAAGCTTTCTTTCAGCTGTGACAAGAAATGTATTTGCATCGGTTACATCAAGGCTTGAAGCAAGTCCAAATTGATACTGCTTGAATACAGAGTTAAAGTTATCTTTTGCATATGTTACTTCATCCTGAAGAGATTTAATCGTATCTCTAAAGGTTACATAATCATGATAGGCAGACTCCACATCAATAAAAACTTCTTTGAGTGTATCTTCATATTGAAGCTCAGCCTGTCTCAGTTTTGCTCTGGCTTCTGCAACTTCTGCTCTTCTCAGTCCTCCTTCAAAAATTGGAAAGTTAATTGAGGCAATTGCATAACTTGATTCTTTATTTGTCATCTGGTTTGAAGGGTTCTGGTCAAGTTTTTGATAGGTAGCAGAAAGACCGAGATATGGGAAAAAGGAGCTTATTGCATAATTTACATTTTTTTTAGCTATTTCCTTTGCAAGTAAAGCAACCTTTATTTCTGGTCTTAATTCCTTTGCAAGAGCTTTAACATGGTCCACAGTAAGACTAAGATAGGGATCATAAAGCTTGCTTTCTAAGATTTCAAAATCTCCTTCAATACCTGCATCCCTTGCTAAAACAGCCTTCGCAACCTTTAAGTTGTTTTTCGCTGATATTAAATCAGCTTCTGCTCCACTAAGCTCAGCCTCTGCTCTTAGAAGGTCAGTTTTTGTTACCTCTCCTACCTTGAGCCTAATCTTTGCTGCATCTCTGTGTTTTCTTAATCTTTCCACATTAGTTTCAGCAATCTCCACTGCTCTTTTTGCTTTGAGATAGCCATAAAGGTCGCTGGCAACCCTTAGAAGATACTGCTCTTTAAAGGAGTTCACTTCAAACTCTGTTTTTGTAAGAGTATCCTTTGATATTGCATAATTTATAAATTCTTTGCCTCCAAGAGAAAGCTTTTCTTCAATTGTTACTGCCCACAGCATAGTTTTATCTGGCTGAATTATCTGATTGTTGACAATTTTTTCTCTACTGTAGTCAGTATATTTGCCAGAAGCTGTTAAAGTTGGAAGAAGCCCTGCGAGAGCTTTGTATTTTCCTTCCTTTGATATGTTTATATTTTCCTCGGCAACTCTAATTTTTTCAGCTTTTTTTAGAGCGAGAGAGAAAACATCTGAAATTGTTAAATTTTGCTCTGCAAATGCCTGCTCAGCAAAAATAAAAAATAACAAAAAAAGTAATATTTTAATTTTCATTCATTCCTCCTGGTTCCTTCGTAAAATATCTCAATGTAAGTTTGCAGAGCTTTTTTTAAATCTATTTTTTTTCTGAGAAGCTCTTTTTTAATGAAAAGATTAAAGAGCATTCCAAAGTATGCAAGAGAGGCATAGGTGGTGTTTAAATCTTTTCTCAGTATTCCATTATTTTTAAGCTCATCCAGATAGGAAGCAAAAACAAGATATACCTCATGAATCATTTTGCTGTGGATTGTTCTTATTTCAGCAGGATATTGAAAAATTTCTGTATGCATTATGCATATGAGGTCTCTCTTTTTTTTCAGCAAATCAAAATAATATTTGGCAATACTCTTCAGAGCTTCTTTATAATCCATATTTTTCAATCTTGGAAGAAGGTCTTTAAGTGTGGGCAGAAATGATTGATTTTTAAGAACATCAATAAAAAGTTTTTCCTTGGATGTAAAATACCTGAAAAGAGTTACCTCAGCAACATTTGCTTCCTTTGCTATTTCTTTTGTAGTTGTTCCAAGATATCCTTTCTGGGAAAAAAGTTTGAGTGCAGATTTAAGAATTTTTCCTTTCGTATCTTTCATGGTAGTAATTACTAACATACACCAAGAAAAAATACAATGTCAAGACGAACTTAAAATGATAGTTGATTACTATTTGATTTATGCAGTAAAATTATAAATTATTTTAATATAAGGAGAAGCCTATGAAAATAAGAGGAAAAGTCTGGAAATTTGGCGATAACATTGACACAGACGCTATTATTCCTGCCAGATATCTTAATACATCTGACCCTAAAGAGCTTGCAAAGCATGTTATGGAGGATGCTGATAAGGAGTTTCCATCAAAGGTTAAACAGGGTGATATAATAATCGCAGGAAAAAATTTTGGATGTGGTTCCTCAAGAGAACATGCGCCGATTGCAATTAAAGCGGCTGGAATTCAAGCAGTTGTTGCAAAAAGCTTTGCAAGAATATTTTTCAGGAATGCCTTCAATATCGGGCTACCAATTTTTGAGGTTCCTGAGCTTATTGATGAGGCAAGTGAGGGCGATGAAATAGAGATTGATATGGATAGTGGTGATATTGTTAATTTAACAAAAGGGAAAAAATACAAAACCAAGCCTATTCCTTCATTTATGCAGGAACTAATTAAAGCAGGTGGACTTGTTGAATGGACAAAAAAGAGATTAACTATGGAGGTAATAAAATGAAGACTTACAAAATTGCTGTAATTCCCGGTGATGGCACAGGACCTGAAGTTATCCGTGAGGGAGTAAAGGTCCTTGATGCTGTAAGCCACAGGCTCGGATTTAAGCTTGATTACACCTATTATGATTTTGGTGGTGAGAGATATTTAAGAACAGGCGAGACTCTTCCTGATAGCGCAATAGAGGAACTTAAAAAATTCAATGCCATATATCTCGGCGCGATTGGTCACCCTCAGGTTAAACCAGGTATTCTTGAAAAAGGAATACTTTTAAGACTCAGATTTGAGCTTGACCAGTATGTAAATCTCAGACCTGTAAAGCTTTATCCGGGAGTTGACTGTCCCCTTAAAGACAAAAAGCCTGAAGACATAGATTTTGTCGTTGTAAGGGAAAACACAGAAGGGTTATATACCGGTTCTGGTGGATTTCTTAAGAAAGGCACAGCTGATGAAGTGGCAATTCAGGTTTCAATAAATACCCGTAAAGGCGTTGAAAGATGCATAAGATTTGCCTTTGAATACTGCAAAAAACGCAACAAAAAGAATAAGCTTACTTTATGCGGAAAAACAAATGTTTTAACCTTTGCTTTTGACCTATGGGAGAGAACCTTTTATGAGGTGGCAAAAGAGTATCCAGAGATTACAACAGATTATGCCCACGTGGATGCTATAACGATGTGGTTTGTGAAAAATCCTGAATGGTTTGATGTCATCGTTACTGATAACATGTTTGGAGACATAATCACTGACCTTGGCGCGATGATTCAAGGAGGCATGGGAATAGCTGCTGGTGGAAACATAAATCCTGAAGGTGTGTCAATGTTTGAGCCAATTGGAGGCTCTGCACCGAAATATACAGGTAAAAATGTAATAAATCCTCTTGCTGCTATATGTGCAGGTGGGATGATGCTTGAATATCTTGGTGAGGGAGTTGCAGGAAAACTTATTGAAAGGGCAGTTATTGAAGTGACAAGCAAGCATCTTAAAAGTCTTGCAGCTGGCAGAATGGGATATACGACAACAGAAGTTGGTGATCTTGTGGCAAAGTATGTAACAGAACTACCTCTGGAGGGATAAAAAATGCTTAAAAAAAAGGAAAAATATGTTGTAGCAGTGGTTGGTGCAACAGGTGCTGTTGGAAATGAGATGATAGCAGTCTTAGAGGAAAGAGATTTTCCAGTTGAACGCTTAAGGCTTTTTGCCTCAGAAAGAAGTGAGGGCGTGAGACTTAACTTTAAAGGACAGGAAATTACAGTTGAGACTTTAAAAGAAGACTCCTTTCAGGGTATAGATATAGCTCTTTTTTCTGCAGGTGCAGAAAGGTCTAAGATATGGGCACCAATAGCAGCTAAAAGTGGTTGTGTGGTTATTGACAACTCAAGCCAGTGGAGAATGGACCCGGAGGTTCCACTTGTTGTTCCAGAAGTCAATCCTCATGATTTAAAATGGCACAAAGGCATTATTGCCAATCCAAACTGTTCCACAATCCAGATGGTTGTTGCATTAAAGCCAATTCATGATGTGGCAAAGATTAAAAGAGTGGTAGTTACGACTTTTCAGGCAGTATCAGGAACAGGTAAAAAAGCAATGGACGAGCTGCTTCAGCAAACAGTGGCTTTACTTAATTTTAAGGATATAGAAATTAAAGTTTATCCCCATCAGATTGCCTTTAATGTTTTACCACACATAGATAAATTTCTTGAAAACGGCTATACAAAGGAAGAGATGAAAATGGTTAACGAAACAAAAAAGATAATGGGAGACCCATCAATAAGAGTCACTGCCACAACGGTAAGAGTTCCTGTATTCAGAGGGCATAGCGAGAGCGTAAATATAGAAACTGAAAAGAAAATCACAGCCCAGGAAGTTAGAGAACTTCTCAGCAAAGCACCAGGTGTGGTTGTAATAGACAATCCTGACAAAAATGAGTATCCTCTGCCAATTTATGCATCAGGCAGAGATGAGGTTTTTGTTGGAAGAATTCGTGAAGATGAATCAATTGAAAATGGAATAAATATGTGGATTGTATCAGACAACCTGAGAAAAGGTGCAGCATTGAATGCTGTTCAGATCGCAGAAGAACTTATAAAAATGCTTTAGGAGGAGAAAATGTTAGGAGACAGAAAGGATTACATCTTTACCTCAGAATCAGTAACCGAGGGACATCCAGATAAAGTGGCTGACCAGATTTCCGATGCCATACTTGATGCAATGATTTCAAAGGATCC from Thermodesulfovibrio sp. 3907-1M harbors:
- a CDS encoding 3-isopropylmalate dehydrogenase, translated to MKTYKIAVIPGDGTGPEVIREGVKVLDAVSHRLGFKLDYTYYDFGGERYLRTGETLPDSAIEELKKFNAIYLGAIGHPQVKPGILEKGILLRLRFELDQYVNLRPVKLYPGVDCPLKDKKPEDIDFVVVRENTEGLYTGSGGFLKKGTADEVAIQVSINTRKGVERCIRFAFEYCKKRNKKNKLTLCGKTNVLTFAFDLWERTFYEVAKEYPEITTDYAHVDAITMWFVKNPEWFDVIVTDNMFGDIITDLGAMIQGGMGIAAGGNINPEGVSMFEPIGGSAPKYTGKNVINPLAAICAGGMMLEYLGEGVAGKLIERAVIEVTSKHLKSLAAGRMGYTTTEVGDLVAKYVTELPLEG
- a CDS encoding aspartate-semialdehyde dehydrogenase, with protein sequence MLKKKEKYVVAVVGATGAVGNEMIAVLEERDFPVERLRLFASERSEGVRLNFKGQEITVETLKEDSFQGIDIALFSAGAERSKIWAPIAAKSGCVVIDNSSQWRMDPEVPLVVPEVNPHDLKWHKGIIANPNCSTIQMVVALKPIHDVAKIKRVVVTTFQAVSGTGKKAMDELLQQTVALLNFKDIEIKVYPHQIAFNVLPHIDKFLENGYTKEEMKMVNETKKIMGDPSIRVTATTVRVPVFRGHSESVNIETEKKITAQEVRELLSKAPGVVVIDNPDKNEYPLPIYASGRDEVFVGRIREDESIENGINMWIVSDNLRKGAALNAVQIAEELIKML